acgaaatgtataacggataaaaacagaaaatatacgacatatcacctgggcacccatcgtgggtctacaacaaccaactctgcaggtggacgtggacgcagcacgtttagttcttggtgctgaaccttcgcaaggaaggaccggtgacccgagtctattgttgggtccagCAACACAGGAGTAACCCCAGCCATACctaccacgtaagatcaaaacaatacaatacaatcacacacatctaaatatttctaatatttccttatatttcctaaataatttataaaattttctaaccattaataataatttctaatattttgtaacattttagaaattttgtaatattatcttgcaatttttaagattaattaattagattgctaatgtactatatcaacactAATCACTACaattaactacacctaaatgtaccactaatcagtcctaataataattaaaatgattgctaatatactgtttcaacaaaatagtttctataattttttataattttctaacattctctacaattttctaacattctctacaattttctataattttctacaattttctacacttttctacaattttctaacattttctacaattttctaatattatcttgcattttctaatacttctctaacaattttctagtattttctaatacgAAATCTAACActtaatgtactatatcaacgctaatcactataagtaaatgcacctaaatgtaccactaatcactcctaacaataattgaactgattggtaatctactgtttcaaaaaaataattacaacataatctatttataaaatgtggaaaattttagttatctaaagtcgccggcttgaaaatccgataggtcttcgccgctttgcctctccctcacccctcctctccctccctccatcttttttctttttttctggatttttagcaaggcaaatgaggggggaggggcaGCCAACACCCTTATATaaaggggggccggccgcccccagccgggcggcctgggaggccggccgcccggctgccgggcggccggttcCCAAGGACCTGTTCGTAAttgttttcctctttttttgcaGATTAgctcctgccgcccggcagccgggcggctaagtcccggccgcccggcagcggggcggccggggtatatttctgtaaatttccaactcgaaaatatatttttgtaaaaaacagaaattaaaaataaaaaaataaaaaaccgctGAGATTCACAAGAGGACTCAAGTTAGTCCAAGCTACGAAACAATTGATGGATAAAGTAGTACCTCGCAGGCCCAGCAGCTCAGCCACCTCCGAGGTCCTGCGGGTCATCCCGATTTTATGCCCCTGTTCGGTTGGACTGAaagctgctggctgggctggacGGAGTACTGTAGCAGCGGGATGTTACTGTTAGTGCTGGACTGGGCTGGACTGGACGGAGTACTGTTGCAGCTGGCTGGCTGGAATTCACTGTTAAAGCCTGGATACCGTGGCGTCCTGGCCGGCGGAGGCACCCAGGTGCCCATTTCTAGCGGCAAAGCcctattcaaattcaaattttggcgCCAATGCAACACATTAAATAAAGAAAATGGTGCCACTGCTGCGTATAGAATTAAATTACATTATCTGTCCATTAACCGCAACAGTTATCACTAGCATTTAATCAAATAGTCCTTTATTACATTACTCATGATTTCAAACTTGCACACAATAACGAATTAAGACACAtccattcaaattcaaattttgtcgtCAATACATCACATGAAACATAGAAAAGAGCAGGCACTTCGACAGAGCAAATGCATCCATGTCCATGAACCGCAAAGTTATCCCCATCACGTAATCTAATAGCAGTTCATTACATTACAAATGGTTTCAAACTTGCAAACTACTAACGAATTAACACTCATGATGAAGGCCACACAGCAATAGATACCAACTCCAATAGATACCAACTCCCTCAGAACTGAGATATTTATTGTACTATTCATCGCCACCCAGTCTGATGGATCGTACGTCGAACCATCTCCATACTTACACAGCCACAAATAATTGTCGATTGCAAAGCAGGATATGATAACCCATGCTTGCTTTTCCCTCCTGAAAAATGGAACCCCTTCCAGGATATGCCACCGCTCTTTCAGATGCCCAAACTTCCGCTCAATGACATTGCTCAGCTTCGAGTAAATGTAGTTAAATTTCTCCTGACGATCTAATGTGCGAACATCAACGCCCCTAAAATGTGTCTTATGATACCTAGTATCTCGGAAAGGAGTCATGTATCCTTGCTGCTCCCTGTATCCCGAGTCCGCTAGGTAGTACCGTCCTACAACAATTAAACAATTTCCAGTCTTAGTACCAAAACAATTGTTGCAATAAACTGGAGTGACAACCGCTGCATCATAAGTTTCAAAAATAAGCACAGACCTGGCGGTGGATGCGAGAACCTTTGATCCGCCTGACAATCTTCTACAACCGCCATGTCATGACATGCACCCGCCTTCCCGGCAGCCACATAGGTGAATCGGCCGTGCATGTCCACTATGGCGCAAACATTAATCGAAACTTCTCCATCCCTATTAATGAAGTCCACTCTGGCTTCTTGGTTCACCTCAACCGGTATGTGAGTGCCATCTATAGCACCTATGCATCCATCAAACCATGGTGCATATTCAGCTAGTTCACTGCTCACTTGTGTATAATGTCTATCAGCAGAAACTATTACAGTCTGTGCCCACCTAAACATAATCTCTGCCACCTTAGAAGTCTTCCTACTTATTGTATCTAAAGATCTTTCAAATCTATCCTTGCATTCTCTAACACCAGATCCGTGCGCACAAGTCCAGATATATAAACCTAAAGCTTCCATGGACCCGCACTCTTTTGTACTTTTCAACCCATAGGGAAGTAAGCGGTCATGCAAGTTCAGGAAAGCATCAGGAGTCATATGTAAATTATCTATGCATTTAGTAGGGTCATCAAGATTCAGTTTCATCCATTGAGCCCCAGTCATCTTGGTTATGGGACAAGTAGGATTTACCACAGTTGGCTGCTTAGACAGAATACCTTTAATCCTTCTCAGCACGATAGCTGCCTCGGCCAACTTCTTCAAGAGCTCACTGTCACTAGAAGACTCGCTGGTGCATgattcctcgctgctgtccatCTGCAACTCAAACAGGCAAATCAATATGTAAGGAGGGATCTTCGAATGCGTCCCATTTGATACTGTAGCAGTGTCAAGCAACCATCAGACCGACATCATGTAATCAATATGTTTCAGTAAGATCATACAAAGATGTGAAAGAACCATGTTTAAAATTCAAATACAGTAAGATATACTCTATCTTTTTGCAGGATGGACAATCAATACTCAAAATATCAGATCAAGGTCCGAACCAGGCATTTGGAATAATGAAACAAAGTATCTTCTTTAGATTTCATAATTGTTACTAAAGGTGACATGATGATATAATAAGCAACATCCAGCAGCATCCAAATTTCAAGTTGAAATGCTGATTTGCAAATGTTGTAGAGGACTAACCCTTTGGTTTGAAATACCAAATGCAGATGATGAACCAACCACTGAATAAGATGGTAATGGCTCCGCAGACTTGTATTTGTGGCGGGCTCTTCTAGCAAATGCACATAGAGACCTTATACTTATCAACTCCTTGTTTGTCTGTCAAAAAAATGATGTGATGAAATGTAAAGACAAGAACTCTTCAAAATCATGTGCGTACAGTAATGTTCAATTAAAAAAATAGCTAACAGGTTTTACAAGCCAAAAGAAAATGCATAAGAAAAAATAGCTATCAGGTTCAAAAACTAGCTATCAGGTTTTACATGCTTGTCATTTTTTTTACTTGGAAAATGCATAAGAAAATGATTGCCAAAATGGAATATTACCTGCCAAGTTTCAACAGGTTTTACAAGCCAAGGTGTGAACCAGTCCCAAGCTGTGAGCCAAGTTCCAGCTGAGTTATCAAATGAGTAAAATAAATAAGGGTTAAGAGGGGATGAGGACAAACCTGGTCAACAACCCACACCCACTCAAATCCTTTGTTGTGACTCAATCACCAATGCATTCCATCAGTCGGGCATAGCTGCCCGCACCCCTGTGTGAACCAGCAAACAAATGAAACAGCAAGTTAGACAAGGTAACTACAAATGAAATGCACTGCCGGTAATTACACATTAGTTAGAGAAGGTAAACAAAAGGAGCAGCCCTAATGCAATTTACTTTAGAGAAACCACAATTATTAGAATGAACAGGAGTTCAGCACACATGTTTTATTCAACCCACAAACATTGACCAGCAACCAAAGTTAACGAAAATGTCCATATTACAACAAAGAGGACTCAAGAAACACTGGCACGGTTTTGGAATTACAAGACACAGGCAATAACGAAAACAGCTACAAATGAAGGACACGCAGCAGCTGACGCTGATGTTCGGATCACTTGGACATTAGAGTCATCACGTCCCAAGACACCTTGATGTAGTTGAACCGGCCTTCTTTGGTCTCCATATTCAGGAAAGCCCTACAATGGAGCCTGTCTGTGCAAAGATTCACGGCTTGGGCGAAAAATATATCACTCTCGCTATACCCATCCTCTTTCAAAATCTGATGGACTTTTGCCATCTCCTCGACTTCAGTGATACAACGCGACTTGCACTCGCTCGCATCCTTAATGATGGAGTCGAGGGCATCTAGGGACTCATCAAGGGAGGGAGTCTTGGTACTCTTCTTTTTAATTGGGCTGCAAACAGAATGCTCCCTGCTGGTTCTTTTGGAGGACTGACCAACAGTACGGGATCTTACAGGCTCATCTGACGAGTCCTGAGGAGTCTGAGGGTTGTCACCACTGGAGGTTTGATCAGGACCGTGTCCCCCGGCAGATACCAATTGGCCCCTATAACGGGGGGTGTGCCCAAAAAGCGAGAACAATTGCTCACAGAATGGCGGCCGTTTGTACTTCTCACTAGCCGGTGCGCTAGGCTCCTGCACGTGCCGCATGGTTCGACATGTTAGTAATCAGTTAATGGGAACGGCCATAGTATAGTGGATTGAACGAAAAGGTCGAAGTTAGTACCCCATGGCGGGCGGCATACCAAACGGGGTCAACTGCCACCTCACCGGTCTCCGGGTCACGGCCAAGCCCACTTTGTTTCAAACCATCGCGCCAATTTAAGTACGCCCTCTTTAGGTCGTTAAACTTGTTCTGAATCTGTTTCTTGCTGTAGCCCAGTTTAGTGGATTCGTCGAAGGAACGACATATAATAGTACAACCGATAGTGGTAGGGCCTTTGTCACCCCAGTGGCATAGTTCTTTCTGTTTAACCACTAGGTCAAGCAAAGGGGGGTGGTGTGGTCATCCCAGTTAGCACGATCACGGGGCATCTGTATCACAGTTTGTGAGTCGTACGTACTATGTACATGGATAGAACGCGAATGAACGTAAGCAGACAGCATAAGTACATATTGGACGTGACACTTGCCTGCCTAGTTGGCTTCGCGCGCCTTCAACGGAGGTTGTAGTGCCTGGCTGGAGGGGGAGACCACGAGTAAGTAGATGACACTGCCAGTGTGCTCA
The nucleotide sequence above comes from Panicum virgatum strain AP13 chromosome 3K, P.virgatum_v5, whole genome shotgun sequence. Encoded proteins:
- the LOC120700810 gene encoding uncharacterized protein LOC120700810 — translated: MDSAAGRAARADGGAEAASVSASNLSPWTPVTRVLLCAFSDSLLSPRRAAARALQLGPTNKELISIRSLCAFARRARHKYKSAEPLPSYSVVGSSSAFGISNQRMDSSEESCTSESSSDSELLKKLAEAAIVLRRIKDNLHMTPDAFLNLHDRLLPYGLKSTKECGSMEALGLYIWTCAHGSGVRECKDRFERSLDTISRKTSKVAEIMFRWAQTVIVSADRHYTQVSSELAEYAPWFDGCIGAIDGTHIPVEVNQEARVDFINRDGEVSINVCAIVDMHGRFTYVAAGKAGACHDMAVVEDCQADQRFSHPPPGRYYLADSGYREQQGYMTPFRDTRYHKTHFRGVDVRTLDRQEKFNYIYSKLSNVIERKFGHLKERWHILEGVPFFRREKQAWVIISCFAIDNYLWLCKYGDGSTYDPSDWVAMNSTINISVLRELVSIGVDYVMGITLRFMDMDAFALSKCLLFSMFHVMY